Proteins from a genomic interval of Ndongobacter massiliensis:
- a CDS encoding histidine phosphatase family protein, whose product MKILLVRHADAEPLKEGISDAERTLTTKGHEQLMRRVSEIRSYFSMQGRVALWSSDYVRAVETARYFEESMSGVSLETYKFLRKNRVDRLRSHLKECEADTVLIVGHNPMLEDWIEELSGERIHLRKMEAICMETDGDQGVILWEWAQDGRVLVRLFSPEMHLRAQQWLEECAFAVHVDIVLSRFALQRGESDAETDRHTLLMAAFLRLLSPILPEKRLAQATDRYLANAEMSREFLYTGWLQKDMVARGEDYLPLQLAMEELHQREEKNLKREILSYESQKSYHKAYRSLIKGLRASEEPLFRTAQEGLQIVRERREELYHECLRSIELLNATETDDVLTLIQQWRAYRMGGEFVKRFFGALASEEHPDAGEIATDACIEKLADKQELLRNFRRIRNQKQMQEQPALQALSERYEAQLIREIQALGEQLVVAKDEVTHTEQA is encoded by the coding sequence ATGAAGATCTTGCTTGTTCGTCATGCCGATGCGGAGCCTTTGAAGGAGGGCATCAGCGATGCGGAGCGAACGTTGACAACCAAGGGGCACGAACAACTTATGCGGCGCGTATCGGAGATTCGGTCGTATTTTTCGATGCAGGGTCGGGTTGCGCTGTGGTCATCCGACTATGTGCGTGCAGTGGAGACGGCGCGTTATTTTGAAGAAAGTATGAGCGGCGTCTCGCTTGAAACGTATAAGTTTTTGCGAAAGAACCGCGTGGATCGGCTGCGCAGCCATTTGAAAGAATGTGAGGCGGACACGGTTCTCATTGTGGGACATAATCCGATGCTGGAGGATTGGATCGAGGAACTGTCCGGCGAGCGCATCCATCTTCGTAAGATGGAAGCCATCTGTATGGAGACGGACGGAGATCAGGGGGTGATCCTGTGGGAATGGGCGCAGGACGGACGGGTTTTGGTGCGGTTGTTTTCACCGGAGATGCACCTGCGCGCACAACAGTGGTTGGAAGAATGCGCTTTTGCCGTGCATGTGGACATTGTACTCAGCCGCTTTGCGTTGCAGCGCGGCGAGAGCGATGCAGAAACGGATCGCCATACGCTTTTGATGGCGGCATTCCTTCGCTTGTTGTCGCCGATCTTGCCGGAAAAACGTCTCGCACAGGCGACGGATCGGTATCTTGCCAATGCCGAGATGAGTCGGGAATTTCTCTATACCGGGTGGTTGCAGAAAGATATGGTGGCGCGTGGCGAAGACTATTTGCCATTGCAGTTGGCGATGGAAGAATTGCACCAGCGGGAAGAAAAAAACCTGAAGCGCGAAATCTTATCCTATGAATCGCAGAAAAGCTACCATAAAGCCTATCGCTCGCTCATCAAAGGATTACGCGCTTCCGAAGAGCCGCTGTTCCGCACGGCGCAGGAGGGGTTACAGATCGTTCGCGAGCGGCGCGAAGAACTGTATCACGAATGTCTGCGCAGTATCGAATTGCTTAATGCGACGGAAACGGATGACGTGCTCACGTTGATTCAGCAGTGGCGCGCGTATCGTATGGGCGGTGAATTTGTCAAACGATTTTTCGGAGCGCTTGCGTCGGAAGAGCACCCGGACGCCGGGGAGATTGCCACGGATGCCTGTATTGAAAAATTGGCGGATAAGCAGGAATTATTGCGCAATTTTCGCCGCATACGCAACCAAAAACAGATGCAGGAGCAGCCGGCGCTGCAGGCATTGAGCGAACGCTACGAAGCCCAATTGATTCGAGAAATTCAAGCATTGGGAGAACAGCTGGTCGTTGCGAAAGACGAAGTGACGCATACGGAGCAGGCATGA
- the lepA gene encoding translation elongation factor 4: MNNRQKHIRNFSIIAHIDHGKSTLADRLIEFTGAVTKREMRNQLLDSMELERERGITIKLKAVKLFYEAKDGALYTLNLIDTPGHVDFNYEVSRSLAACEGAILIVDATQGVEAQTLANTYLAMDQDLEIRPVINKIDLPSAHIEEVKNEIEDILGFDTTDTPLISAKEGLNIEAVLEDIVAHIPAPNGNEDGPLKALIFDSYYDSYKGVVMYVRVVDGAIRPGQRIRLMASGKEYEVTEVGYTAHGPVVTDCVEAGDVGYVACSIKQVGDARVGDTITDPLRPAAAPLAGYKEVVPMVYAGIYPAEGESVNNVRDALEKLQVNDAALIFEKENSAALGFGYRCGFLGMLHMEIIEERLEREFDLDIIATAPSVIYHLLLQSGEALEIQNPTDFPDATLIEEVEEPVVAADIMTPKDYIGTIMELCQERRGVYKNLEYLDHNRVIVHYDLPLNEVIYDFFDALKSKTRGYASLDYELKGYQKSDLVKLDTLVNGEVVDALSLIVHREKAYERGRAICERLKDEIPRHQFQIPVQAAIGGKIIARETVRALRKDVLAKCYGGDISRKKKLLEKQKEGKKRMRQVGAVSIPQEAFLSVLKYDENK, from the coding sequence ATGAACAATCGACAAAAACATATCCGTAATTTTTCCATTATTGCACATATCGATCACGGGAAATCGACGTTGGCGGATCGGCTGATTGAATTCACTGGTGCGGTAACGAAGCGCGAAATGCGCAATCAGCTGCTGGACTCTATGGAGTTGGAGCGCGAGCGCGGCATTACGATCAAACTCAAAGCGGTCAAGCTCTTTTACGAGGCGAAAGACGGGGCATTATACACCTTGAATCTCATTGATACGCCGGGACATGTCGACTTCAACTACGAAGTCAGCCGAAGTCTTGCCGCCTGTGAAGGGGCGATTCTCATCGTGGACGCCACGCAGGGGGTGGAGGCACAGACCCTTGCCAATACCTATTTGGCGATGGATCAGGATCTGGAAATTCGTCCCGTGATCAATAAAATCGATCTACCCAGCGCACATATTGAAGAGGTGAAAAACGAGATTGAAGATATTTTAGGTTTTGACACGACCGATACGCCGCTGATTTCTGCGAAAGAGGGCTTAAACATTGAAGCGGTGCTCGAAGACATTGTCGCGCATATTCCGGCGCCGAACGGCAACGAGGACGGTCCGCTCAAGGCACTGATTTTTGATTCCTATTACGATTCGTACAAAGGCGTCGTCATGTATGTGCGCGTCGTCGACGGGGCAATTCGCCCCGGACAAAGGATCCGGCTCATGGCATCGGGCAAGGAGTACGAAGTGACCGAAGTCGGGTACACGGCGCACGGTCCGGTGGTGACGGATTGTGTGGAGGCCGGTGACGTAGGATATGTCGCGTGCTCCATTAAGCAGGTCGGCGATGCGCGTGTCGGCGATACGATTACGGATCCGCTCCGCCCGGCTGCGGCACCGCTTGCCGGTTACAAAGAAGTCGTGCCGATGGTTTATGCCGGCATCTATCCGGCGGAGGGCGAGAGTGTCAACAATGTGCGCGATGCACTCGAGAAGCTGCAAGTCAATGATGCGGCGCTTATTTTTGAAAAAGAAAACTCCGCGGCGCTCGGCTTCGGGTATCGGTGCGGGTTTTTAGGCATGCTTCATATGGAAATCATCGAGGAACGCCTCGAACGTGAGTTTGATCTGGACATTATCGCGACGGCGCCCTCCGTGATTTACCACCTGCTCCTGCAAAGCGGGGAGGCGCTCGAAATTCAAAATCCGACGGATTTCCCCGATGCCACACTGATCGAAGAGGTGGAAGAACCCGTCGTCGCTGCCGATATTATGACGCCCAAGGACTACATCGGAACGATAATGGAATTGTGCCAGGAACGCCGCGGCGTGTATAAAAATCTCGAGTATCTCGATCACAATCGCGTGATCGTTCATTACGATTTGCCGTTGAACGAAGTCATTTACGACTTTTTTGATGCGCTGAAGTCAAAAACGCGCGGTTATGCCAGCTTAGACTATGAGCTCAAGGGGTATCAAAAATCTGACTTGGTAAAATTGGATACGTTGGTCAACGGAGAAGTGGTGGATGCGCTTTCACTGATTGTGCATCGAGAGAAAGCTTATGAACGCGGGCGTGCCATTTGTGAACGGTTGAAAGATGAAATTCCGCGGCATCAGTTCCAAATCCCCGTGCAAGCGGCAATCGGCGGAAAAATTATCGCGCGGGAGACGGTGCGCGCGCTGCGCAAGGATGTTCTGGCGAAGTGCTACGGCGGGGACATTTCTCGAAAGAAGAAGCTCTTGGAAAAACAAAAAGAGGGAAAGAAACGAATGCGACAGGTGGGTGCGGTTTCGATTCCGCAGGAAGCCTTCCTGTCCGTACTCAAGTACGATGAAAACAAGTAG
- a CDS encoding aminoacetone oxidase family FAD-binding enzyme, giving the protein MKPNRIAVIGGGAAGLTCAALLAEVGREVHLYEAHSLLQKVLASGNGRCNFTNETMETRFYTGGTASFVEPTLRTFGAREAVLFFKRLGLLSKTLKSGMTYPYAMDAKTVVRTLQHWAENAGVVFHLEETVKNLKKGFCFDTSQGERTAERVVVATGGAYTAKGVFSPAYRLVKDLGHTITPLHPGIVALTTSEPDLCTRLAGLRRAMRLTLCPEEASDSEFSYTGDVLFAGGCLSGIVALKASNRCLERLQSGARCFVELDFYPDVEETALLSFFQRVQKAHSNWDVREVLGGSLQEPLLDVVLRRMAREKTKDVWRQAVHWTKHFSLEITGSRKKDRGQVTCGGISTEQVDPQTLESRLVSGLYFVGEVLDVQGECGGYNLHWAWASAHAAAAALQ; this is encoded by the coding sequence ATGAAGCCAAATCGCATCGCCGTAATCGGCGGGGGCGCCGCCGGACTGACTTGCGCCGCATTGCTGGCGGAGGTGGGGCGCGAGGTACATCTGTATGAAGCGCACAGCCTGCTCCAAAAGGTGCTTGCCAGCGGAAACGGGCGTTGTAATTTTACGAACGAAACGATGGAGACGCGTTTCTATACGGGCGGAACGGCATCCTTTGTCGAGCCGACGCTGCGTACCTTCGGCGCGCGGGAGGCGGTCCTTTTTTTTAAGCGGCTGGGGTTGTTGTCCAAAACGCTGAAAAGCGGCATGACCTATCCCTATGCGATGGATGCGAAGACCGTTGTTCGTACTTTGCAGCATTGGGCGGAAAACGCCGGCGTCGTCTTCCATTTGGAAGAGACGGTGAAAAATCTGAAAAAAGGCTTTTGCTTCGATACGTCGCAGGGCGAGCGAACTGCGGAGCGTGTCGTGGTGGCAACGGGCGGCGCCTATACGGCAAAAGGGGTATTTAGTCCCGCGTATCGGTTGGTAAAAGACTTGGGGCATACGATCACCCCCTTGCATCCGGGCATTGTTGCGCTGACGACGAGCGAACCCGATTTATGTACCCGGCTTGCGGGACTGCGTCGCGCGATGCGCTTGACGTTGTGCCCGGAGGAAGCGAGCGACAGTGAATTTTCGTACACCGGAGATGTCTTGTTTGCCGGGGGCTGTCTTTCCGGAATCGTCGCCTTGAAGGCCTCGAACCGTTGTCTGGAGCGGCTGCAAAGCGGTGCACGCTGTTTTGTGGAATTGGATTTCTATCCGGATGTGGAGGAAACGGCACTGCTTTCGTTCTTTCAGCGTGTACAGAAGGCGCATTCAAACTGGGACGTGAGGGAAGTTCTGGGCGGTTCGCTACAAGAGCCGCTCCTCGATGTGGTTTTGCGGCGCATGGCCCGAGAAAAGACGAAAGACGTATGGAGGCAGGCGGTGCATTGGACAAAGCACTTTTCGTTGGAAATTACGGGTAGTCGCAAGAAAGATCGCGGGCAGGTAACCTGTGGCGGCATTTCCACCGAACAGGTGGACCCGCAGACATTGGAATCCCGTCTGGTTTCGGGTTTGTACTTTGTCGGCGAAGTTTTAGATGTGCAAGGAGAATGCGGCGGCTACAATTTGCACTGGGCGTGGGCGAGCGCGCATGCGGCGGCAGCGGCATTGCAATAA
- the lepB gene encoding signal peptidase I — MSAEQEKKRKNSMRFRWMDGLKVIGLAFVFAFLITRFVVSATLVEGSSMCETLHDQDRVFVWRFGVSIDSIKHGDIVVFHAPDAPGKDYIKRVIALPNEYVQILDGAVYVNGVKVDEPYINTAYTYAAKQTEWLVGDNEFFVLGDNRERGASKDSRVLGPISADALLGHAVFRFFPFQSFGDI, encoded by the coding sequence ATGAGCGCAGAACAGGAAAAAAAGCGCAAAAACTCAATGCGATTCCGGTGGATGGACGGGTTAAAAGTCATCGGCTTGGCATTTGTCTTCGCGTTTTTAATTACGCGATTCGTCGTCAGTGCCACGCTGGTCGAGGGCTCCTCCATGTGCGAAACGCTGCATGATCAGGATCGCGTGTTTGTTTGGCGGTTCGGCGTGTCGATCGATTCGATCAAACATGGCGACATCGTCGTTTTTCATGCACCCGATGCGCCCGGGAAAGACTACATTAAGCGCGTCATCGCATTGCCGAATGAATATGTGCAGATTTTGGACGGCGCTGTTTACGTCAACGGGGTCAAAGTGGACGAACCCTATATTAATACCGCATACACCTATGCCGCGAAACAGACGGAATGGTTGGTCGGGGATAATGAGTTTTTTGTATTGGGCGACAATCGCGAGCGCGGCGCCAGCAAGGACAGTCGCGTTTTGGGACCGATTTCGGCAGATGCTCTGCTGGGTCATGCCGTTTTTCGCTTTTTTCCGTTCCAGTCATTCGGCGACATTTAG
- a CDS encoding YerC/YecD family TrpR-related protein, with translation MIDNRLKAQVDDFFEAVLMLKTHEECERFFLDVCTARELNSIAQRLQVAKLLRVRKTYNEIEMDTGASTATISRVNRTLQSGAEGYALVLDDLIQRDLKRAREEKAEKKK, from the coding sequence GTGATTGATAATCGTTTAAAGGCGCAAGTGGACGACTTTTTCGAAGCGGTTTTGATGTTGAAAACGCATGAAGAGTGCGAGCGCTTTTTTCTGGATGTATGCACGGCGCGCGAATTGAATTCGATTGCACAACGTTTGCAGGTGGCGAAATTGCTGCGCGTTCGCAAGACGTACAACGAGATTGAAATGGACACCGGAGCGTCGACGGCAACAATTTCTCGGGTAAACCGGACATTGCAGTCGGGTGCCGAGGGCTATGCGTTGGTGCTGGACGATTTGATTCAACGCGATTTGAAGCGTGCGCGGGAAGAAAAAGCGGAAAAGAAAAAGTAG
- a CDS encoding phosphoribosylglycinamide formyltransferase — protein sequence MKKIAVFLTDDGTGMQTVIDACVDHLILARLSFVVGTTGRASCLTRARDAGIEYLYYDPKKYDSTDAFFGALKDRLRAAHIDLLVLLDFGMSLPDFFIREFSPHIVAFHPSLERAHMHRADAGIRAAMDVHERHETRAGCMALLLQSGQPETYPILRRETVPVFDDDSVVKIHQRVKKAESYLVQNVLISVLERRTGIDGNGNVFFQ from the coding sequence ATGAAAAAAATCGCCGTCTTTCTAACGGATGACGGAACGGGTATGCAGACCGTCATTGACGCCTGCGTGGATCACCTGATTTTAGCGCGCCTTTCCTTTGTTGTGGGAACGACAGGGCGTGCTTCCTGCCTGACACGCGCGCGGGATGCCGGCATTGAGTACCTGTATTACGATCCGAAGAAGTACGACTCGACCGACGCTTTTTTTGGCGCCTTAAAGGACCGATTGCGCGCCGCCCATATCGATTTGCTTGTACTCTTGGATTTCGGAATGTCGTTGCCGGACTTTTTTATCCGCGAGTTTTCTCCGCATATTGTCGCCTTTCATCCTTCGTTGGAGCGGGCGCATATGCACCGGGCAGATGCGGGCATTCGCGCGGCCATGGATGTCCATGAGCGGCATGAAACCCGGGCGGGGTGCATGGCCCTTCTGCTGCAATCGGGACAACCGGAAACCTATCCGATTCTTCGGCGGGAGACAGTTCCGGTATTTGACGATGACAGCGTAGTCAAAATTCATCAGCGCGTGAAGAAGGCGGAAAGCTATCTCGTGCAAAATGTTCTGATTTCCGTATTGGAACGGCGTACGGGGATTGATGGAAATGGAAATGTGTTTTTCCAATAG
- the nth gene encoding endonuclease III yields the protein MSNPLSQDASIAVIEALGVAFPDAHCELAHKNPYELLIATILSAQCTDVRVNQTTRTLFPKYPTPQALAQAPLEEVQEAIREVGLYRTKGKNIRATARILVEQYDGKVPDTREALMNLPGVGRKTANVVLSNAFGVPAIAVDTHVFRVSNRIGLSRSKDVESCERDLRRILPENLWNQAHHRLIFQGRYVCRARKPLCEECAVRASCLFYGGRTISQSEEL from the coding sequence ATGTCCAATCCGCTTTCCCAGGATGCGAGTATTGCGGTGATTGAAGCACTGGGCGTCGCTTTTCCCGACGCACATTGTGAGTTGGCGCACAAAAATCCGTATGAACTTTTAATTGCGACGATTCTTTCCGCGCAGTGTACGGACGTGCGCGTCAATCAGACGACGCGCACTCTGTTTCCGAAATACCCGACGCCGCAGGCGTTGGCGCAGGCACCACTGGAAGAAGTGCAGGAGGCCATTCGTGAAGTGGGACTCTATCGCACCAAAGGGAAAAATATTCGCGCGACGGCGCGCATTTTAGTCGAGCAGTACGACGGCAAAGTGCCTGATACCCGAGAAGCGCTGATGAACTTGCCGGGCGTGGGGCGAAAGACGGCCAATGTCGTATTGTCCAATGCATTCGGGGTACCGGCGATTGCCGTCGATACGCATGTATTTCGCGTATCGAATCGCATCGGGCTGTCGCGGAGCAAGGATGTGGAAAGCTGTGAACGCGATTTGCGTCGCATTTTGCCGGAAAATCTGTGGAATCAGGCACATCACCGTTTGATTTTTCAAGGCCGTTATGTGTGTCGCGCCCGCAAACCGCTGTGTGAAGAATGTGCCGTGCGCGCGTCATGCCTTTTTTATGGCGGGAGGACAATTTCGCAGTCGGAGGAATTGTGA
- the lepB gene encoding signal peptidase I yields MKDRKYSDTTEKMSRSDLWIDEIANEKEESEAEEAPDAKLTEERRQETDQRTRLDKVLEWVLPLGFAIAIAVLIRVFVGGTTEVQGESMMPTLHDGDYLIVNKLPTYQQDYKRADIVIIDAPHLPDKFYIKRIIGLPGERVRILDGKIYINDQLLQENYIPPIETTTYNETEWLLGTDEYFVLGDNRIHGKSNDGRMFGPVEGKHIRGVAVWRIWPLQTFGALF; encoded by the coding sequence ATGAAGGACAGGAAATATTCCGACACGACGGAAAAAATGTCGCGTTCGGATTTATGGATAGACGAGATAGCCAACGAAAAGGAAGAAAGCGAAGCGGAGGAAGCGCCGGACGCAAAATTGACAGAGGAGCGACGGCAGGAAACCGATCAACGAACGAGGTTGGATAAAGTGTTGGAGTGGGTGCTGCCCTTGGGCTTTGCGATTGCCATTGCCGTTTTGATTCGCGTTTTCGTCGGCGGGACGACGGAGGTGCAAGGCGAGTCCATGATGCCGACCCTGCACGATGGCGATTACTTAATTGTCAACAAGCTGCCTACTTATCAGCAGGATTATAAACGGGCGGACATTGTCATCATTGACGCGCCGCACTTGCCAGACAAATTCTATATCAAACGCATCATAGGATTGCCCGGTGAACGAGTGCGCATTTTGGATGGCAAGATTTATATCAACGATCAATTGCTGCAGGAGAACTATATTCCGCCGATCGAAACGACGACCTATAACGAAACGGAATGGCTTTTGGGCACGGATGAGTACTTTGTCCTGGGCGATAATCGCATTCACGGGAAGAGCAATGACGGACGGATGTTTGGTCCCGTGGAGGGCAAACACATTCGGGGAGTGGCCGTTTGGCGGATATGGCCCCTGCAGACATTCGGCGCATTGTTTTAG
- the rpsT gene encoding 30S ribosomal protein S20, with the protein MANIKSAKKRILVAERNRIRNKSKKSEIKTYIKKFDAAIEAKEADQAQELLKVIDRKLKRASLSSAVSKNMASRKVSRLQRKLNAVAQ; encoded by the coding sequence ATGGCAAATATTAAATCGGCAAAGAAGCGCATTTTGGTGGCGGAGCGCAACCGTATCCGCAATAAGAGTAAGAAGTCGGAGATTAAGACCTACATCAAGAAATTTGATGCAGCCATTGAGGCGAAAGAGGCAGATCAGGCACAGGAGTTGCTGAAAGTGATTGATCGCAAGTTAAAAAGAGCTTCCCTCTCCAGCGCGGTTTCAAAAAATATGGCTTCTCGCAAGGTGAGCCGTCTGCAGCGGAAATTGAATGCAGTGGCGCAATAG
- the ileS gene encoding isoleucine--tRNA ligase gives MKFYDFSKESAQQMEARLAQKWEEEDLLRQSVEAREGCPSYVFFDGPPTANGNPGIHHVISRTLKDMTCRYKTMRGYQVKRKAGWDTHGLPVEIEVEKELHLNDKKGIEAYGIKAFNKRCRDSVFRYRDQWTEMSKRMAFLADMEHPYVTLENDYIETEWHLLKDFFEKGLLYKGAKILPYCPRCGTGLASHEVAQGYQEDDVVTVVVKFPVKGRDNEFFLAWTTTPWTLPSNVALTVHPDVEYVRVRQNDEIYYVADALKDAVLKEEFGPYEILERMKGRDLEYMEYEQLLPFISVPGKAFFVTCAEYVTTEDGTGIVHTAPAFGEDDYNTGRRYDLPLVSPVGDDGKFTEGPYAGRFVMDADPDIIVYLREQGKLYSRQKLTHNYPHCWRCHTPLIYYSKPSWYIEVTKYKEQLVANNNGVNWFPPFVGEKRFGNWLENLNDWAISRSRYWGTPLNLWVCEECGHVHAIGSREELVERAIEPIDASIDLHRPYVDDVHLRCSCGGRMTRESDVIDVWFDSGAMPFAQWHYPFEHREDFEQRFPADFICEGIDQTRGWFYSLMAISTLYKGISPYKNVLVNDLVLDKDGKKMSKSVGNTLNPFEMFDRFSADAVRFYSLYVSPPWVPTRFDVAGLKEVNAKFFRTVKNVYALFALYANTNELDPRELDIPFEERPEIDRWLLSRYASLRDFYDREMERFEYTKVVRALSDFVVEDVSNWYIRRNRRRFWSSENNADTLSVFRTTWEVLVGLAKIIAPITPFLAEELYLNLLGDQAMASVHIETFEEVPGEWHNETLENKMDLVRKIVNLGRASREEARIKVRQPLSEILVDAQYEALIGDLSGLIQEELNVKQVVFSSKIDEFLEITLKPDYRVAGPVLGAAMRDFAKALAQVEPHAFLRELSAGTAQLEVGGEMRTVPKEYVLATYRAKEGFDVAMDEGVSVVLDTTLDEDLIAEGFMREFVSKVQQQRRTSGYEVTDRIAICYAAEDVVAQALELWKDTIASETLALSIRQVPESDAVLGSAEAVGLNGHPVRFVTEKMQ, from the coding sequence ATGAAATTTTATGATTTTTCAAAGGAATCGGCACAGCAAATGGAAGCCCGGTTGGCGCAGAAATGGGAAGAAGAGGATTTGCTGCGTCAATCAGTGGAGGCGCGGGAAGGCTGCCCTTCCTATGTCTTTTTTGACGGACCGCCGACGGCAAACGGAAACCCCGGCATTCATCACGTGATTTCTCGCACGTTGAAGGATATGACGTGCCGGTATAAAACCATGCGCGGTTACCAGGTCAAACGCAAGGCCGGATGGGACACGCACGGGCTGCCGGTGGAAATTGAAGTCGAAAAAGAGCTCCATCTCAACGATAAAAAGGGCATTGAGGCGTATGGCATTAAGGCCTTTAATAAAAGGTGCCGCGATTCCGTTTTTCGCTACCGCGACCAATGGACGGAAATGTCCAAACGCATGGCGTTTTTAGCGGATATGGAGCACCCGTATGTCACGCTGGAAAATGACTATATTGAAACCGAGTGGCACCTCTTGAAAGATTTCTTTGAAAAGGGGCTGCTCTACAAAGGTGCAAAGATCTTGCCCTACTGCCCGCGCTGCGGAACGGGCTTGGCTTCGCATGAGGTCGCACAGGGGTATCAGGAAGACGACGTCGTCACGGTAGTGGTAAAATTCCCGGTCAAGGGGCGTGACAACGAATTTTTCCTCGCCTGGACGACCACGCCGTGGACCTTGCCCTCCAATGTGGCGTTGACCGTTCACCCCGATGTGGAATATGTGCGCGTGCGGCAAAACGATGAAATTTATTATGTCGCGGATGCGTTAAAAGATGCTGTTTTGAAGGAAGAGTTCGGACCCTATGAGATTTTGGAGCGCATGAAGGGTCGCGATTTGGAATACATGGAATATGAACAGCTGCTGCCCTTTATTTCCGTTCCCGGCAAGGCGTTTTTTGTCACCTGTGCCGAGTATGTAACCACCGAAGACGGTACGGGCATTGTCCACACGGCGCCGGCATTCGGTGAGGACGACTACAATACCGGTCGGCGTTATGACCTCCCACTCGTTTCGCCCGTGGGTGACGACGGGAAATTTACGGAAGGCCCCTACGCGGGACGTTTCGTCATGGATGCGGATCCGGATATCATTGTCTATTTGCGCGAACAGGGAAAATTGTACTCCAGGCAGAAGTTGACACATAATTATCCGCATTGCTGGCGCTGCCATACGCCGTTGATCTATTATTCCAAACCGTCCTGGTACATTGAAGTGACGAAGTACAAGGAGCAGTTGGTTGCCAACAATAATGGTGTGAACTGGTTCCCGCCCTTTGTCGGGGAAAAGCGTTTTGGAAACTGGCTGGAAAATCTCAACGACTGGGCAATCTCCCGTTCCCGTTACTGGGGTACGCCACTGAATCTGTGGGTATGCGAAGAGTGTGGGCACGTTCATGCGATCGGGTCCCGCGAGGAATTGGTGGAGCGCGCGATTGAGCCGATTGACGCCTCCATTGATCTGCACCGCCCCTATGTGGACGACGTGCACCTGCGCTGCTCCTGCGGCGGGCGTATGACGCGCGAGTCGGATGTCATCGATGTCTGGTTCGATTCCGGCGCGATGCCGTTTGCACAGTGGCACTATCCCTTTGAACACCGGGAGGATTTCGAACAGCGCTTTCCCGCAGACTTCATCTGCGAAGGCATTGATCAGACGCGGGGCTGGTTTTACTCGCTCATGGCCATCTCCACGCTGTACAAGGGCATTTCTCCGTACAAAAATGTCTTAGTCAACGACCTTGTTTTGGACAAAGACGGCAAGAAAATGTCGAAATCGGTCGGCAACACGCTCAATCCCTTTGAGATGTTTGACCGCTTCAGTGCGGATGCCGTGCGTTTTTATTCATTGTACGTCTCCCCGCCATGGGTGCCGACGCGCTTTGATGTGGCTGGTCTCAAAGAAGTGAATGCGAAGTTCTTCCGCACGGTGAAAAACGTATATGCCCTATTCGCTCTCTACGCCAATACGAATGAGCTCGATCCGCGCGAACTCGATATTCCGTTTGAAGAGCGTCCGGAGATTGATCGTTGGCTGCTCAGCCGCTACGCATCGCTGCGCGATTTTTATGACAGGGAAATGGAGCGCTTTGAATATACGAAAGTCGTGCGCGCCCTGTCCGACTTTGTCGTCGAAGATGTCTCCAATTGGTATATCCGTCGCAACCGTCGGCGCTTTTGGTCTTCGGAGAACAATGCGGACACGTTGTCGGTCTTCCGCACGACGTGGGAGGTGCTGGTCGGATTGGCAAAAATCATCGCACCGATTACGCCATTCCTCGCGGAAGAATTGTATTTGAATCTGCTCGGGGATCAGGCGATGGCCTCGGTGCATATTGAGACCTTTGAAGAAGTTCCGGGGGAGTGGCACAATGAAACTCTGGAAAACAAAATGGATCTCGTGCGAAAAATCGTCAATCTCGGGCGCGCGTCCCGCGAAGAAGCGCGCATCAAGGTGCGTCAACCGCTTTCCGAAATTCTCGTCGATGCACAATATGAAGCATTGATCGGAGATTTGAGCGGTCTGATTCAGGAAGAACTGAATGTAAAGCAAGTGGTCTTTTCTTCTAAAATTGATGAATTTTTGGAAATCACCTTGAAACCCGACTATCGTGTGGCCGGTCCGGTTTTGGGCGCGGCCATGCGGGATTTTGCGAAGGCGCTCGCGCAGGTGGAACCGCACGCATTTCTTAGAGAACTCTCCGCGGGGACCGCACAGCTGGAAGTGGGCGGTGAAATGCGCACCGTGCCGAAAGAATATGTGCTGGCAACCTATCGTGCCAAGGAAGGCTTTGATGTCGCGATGGATGAAGGTGTGAGTGTGGTTTTGGATACGACATTGGATGAAGACCTGATTGCGGAAGGCTTTATGCGCGAGTTTGTGTCCAAAGTGCAGCAGCAGCGACGCACGAGCGGCTATGAAGTGACGGATCGCATCGCAATTTGTTATGCCGCGGAGGACGTGGTTGCCCAGGCATTGGAATTGTGGAAAGATACGATTGCTTCGGAAACACTGGCGCTTTCCATCCGACAGGTTCCGGAGTCGGATGCGGTTCTCGGTTCGGCGGAAGCGGTGGGCTTAAATGGGCATCCGGTTCGCTTTGTTACGGAAAAAATGCAGTAA